Part of the Tepiditoga spiralis genome, ATAATAATAGGAGAGTGAAGTATGAAATCTTTTGTTTTTGATTTAGATGGAACATTATTAAATTCTAATATAGAAATAACTCAAAATACTATAAATTCTTTAAAAAAACTAAAAGAACAAGGAACTTCTATAATTATAGCAACTGGAAGAATGTACAGTTCTATGATGTATATTATAGAAAAATATCTACCTTTTTTAAAGGGTTACTCTCCACTAATTGCATATAATGGAGCTTATGTTTTAGACAAAAATAAAAATATCTTATATGAAAGTACAATAGAAAATAAAATAGCTTGTAAATGTATTAAATTTTTAAGAAATGAAAATATTCATAGACAAGCTTATATAAATGATGTTTTAATTGTTGAAGAAGATAACAATGAGATTAAATCATACTCAAAACATGCCTCTATTAAGTATGTTGTTGTTAAAGATTTAATAGACGAAATAAACAAAAGAAACAATGTAATAAAATTATTAGCAATAGGAAAAGAAAATATAATTTTAGAACTTCAAAAAAAATTGAAGAAAAACTTTGAAAAAGACTTAAATATAATACAATCTTTTAAAACATATCTTGATTTAGTTCATAAAAACACTTCAAAAGGGGCAGCATTAAAAAAAGTATTTGAATACTATAATTTAAGCTTTGATAATACGTATATCTTTGGAGATTCACAAAATGATATTTCTATGCTTAATCTTACTAAAAATAGTTTTGTTTTAAATAATGCGTCTAATGAAGTAAAAAAACATGCAAAATATGTTATTCCTTCAAATGATGAGGATGGTGTTTCTTTTGCAATTGAAAAAATTCTTTCTTCTAATAGTTTTACTTATAGTAATTAATGAATTTTCATCATACCCTATTTTAAGCGAGAATAAAATAATTGGTCATATCTATACAGATCTTAAAGCTAATATAAATAAAAATGAATTAAACGGATACATACTGTCTTTAAATCAAATAGATCCCGAATTATGTTATCTTGCAATAGGATCCGTTAATAATTTTGAATTAATAGAAAATTTATTTTTAGATATAGGAACAGAATTAAAAAATAAAAACTTTGATTTTGTTATTTTTGGAAACTTAAAAACATTAAACAAAGAAACAACTGATTATTTAAATTACATAGGAAAATCTCCTTATCTCATTTCTGAAGTTTTATATAGAATGATTAGAGGTTTTGAAACAGCTGGAATTGTTCCAGTTTTAAAAATAACTTCTGATGATGATACAAAAGTAAAAAATTCTTTAAAAAATAGAGCTGGTGCCATATATACTTACTCTGAAGAAATAAATAATCTTGATATGTACTTAAAAAATAATAATGTATATTTAAAAAAAGATAGAATTTTAAGATTACCATGGAAAACAGAAACTTCTTTTTTAAAAGATTCAATAAAATCTATATATGAAAACAGTATCATATTATCTGGTTGGAGAAAAGATAATTCAAAGTTATTGTATAGAAAAATAAATTTTACAGAAACTAAAATGATTACTTATTTTTCTCATTCGGTAGAAAGTTTAGCTAAAGAAGTTTTAGACGGAAAAAAACTTGCAACTGGAAAAATAACATGGTAAAGGGGGAATTTTAGTGGAAAAAAAAATAGAGGAATTAGAAGAAAAAATAAAAAAATTAGAAGAAGAAATTATTGGTTATAAAAATAGAGAACAAGAAATGGAATTTTTAATAGAACAATATAATTCATTAGTTAAAGATGAATTTGATTCTTTTGATGAATTTGTAATGAATCTTGTAACAAGAAAAATAATAGATGAAAACACAAGAGTTTATTCAAAAGAATTTTTTGAAAAATTATTTTCTATTTATTACCAAAAAGCATTTGAAATGGATAAAGAATGTGGAATTATAACTATAAGACTTCCGTACTTTGATAAAGTAAGTGGAGAAGAAAAAAAAGTAGTAGAAAGAGAAATTGGAAAAATTTTAAGAGAAAGCGTAAGAATTCCTTTAGACATAATTGCACGTTATTCAAATGTTAGTTTTGTAATACTTCTAACAGATATTACTAAAGATGTTTTTGATACTATTTCTGAAAGAATTAAAAAAAGACTTACAACTTTAACTGATTACAGCAATAATTTTAAAATGAAAAGATATTATATACCTGTTGATGACGTTAAAACAGAAGATATTTTAAATGATTTAAGGTAATTGGAGGAGATTATGGAAAGTTTGAGAATAGATAATACTGGTAAATTAATTGTCTCAGGTATGCAACAAGCCAATGGCATTTTAGAAATTTCAGGAGCTAAAAATTCTGTTTTACCGATAATGGCTGCTTGTATTTTAACTGACGAAAAAATAATTTTAAGAAACGTTCCAGACATATCAGATGTAAATACTATGATTGAAATACTTGAAAGTTCTGGAAAAACAGTAAATAGAGTTAAAGATACTTTATATATTGAAAAATCCGAAAAAATAAACTCTGAAATCCCTTATGAACCCGTTAGAAAGATGCGTGCTTCCTTTAATGTTTATGGACCATTAACTGTTATAAACAAAATATCAAAAGTAGCTCTTCCTGGTGGATGTTCTTTGGGTGCAAGACCTGTAAACTTCCATATTGATGGATTAATGAAACTAGGAATAGAAAGTAAAATAGAACATGGATTTGTATATGGTAAAATAAAACCTATAGAAAAATCAGAAGTTCATATAAGTTTAGATTTTCCAAGCGTTGGAGCAACCGAACATATATTGACAACTGCAACTTTAATTGATGGAGTTAAAACAATAATAAATAATTGCGCTATGGAACCTGAAATTGATGATCTTGCAAACTTTTTAAATAAAATGGGAGCTAATATAGAAGGCATTGGAACTTCAAAAATAATAATTCATGGTGTTAAAAAATTACACGGAATTGATTATAAAGTTATCCCTGACAGAATAGAAGCAGGTACTTTTATAATAATGGGAGCTTTAATAGGAAAAAATTTAACAATAAAGAATATAAATGCTGAACACCTTGAAAGTTTATTTTCAAAATTGGATGAAATGAATATAGAATATAATTTAAAAGGAAATGAAGTTAAAATATCTTCTTCATTAAATAAAAAATTAAATGCCACAATAATAGATACAGCTCCTTATCCTGGATTTCCAACAGATTTGCAATCTCAAATGATGGTACTTTGTTCTTTAATCGATGGAAGAACAACCATAAAAGAAAATATTTTTAGTAATAGACTTTCTATAATAGATGAATTGAACAGAATGGGAGCTAATATAAAAGCTGAGAATAATAACTTAGCAATAGTAGATGGCGTTAGATTTTTAAGTGGGGCACCAGTTCAAGCAACAGATTTAAGATCTTCTGCAGCTTTATTATTAGCTGCACTCGTTGCTGAAGGTGAAACAATAATAAACAATGTAGATCATATATTTAGAGGTTATGAAAAAATTGAAGAAAAATTAAAAAATGTTGGAATAAAAATTGAATATTATGAATAAAAAAAATAACGATTAAATCGTTATTTTTTTTATTCATATATTAATTCGTCTAAATATTTTTCATAATAAAGTTTTATAATTTCTTCTATATTAATTAGGCTTTTATTTAAATAAACTTTTGAATATTCCGAATATACTTCAAATATTTTTCCCATTATTATAACAACTTTATCTGAATAACTAATTGACTTTTTATAATAAATATTTTTTAATATTTCTTTTTTCACTTTTTTTAAAAATTGTTGGAATTTTATTTCTTTTAACTCAAATAATGTTTTTTGGCATACTATTATCAAATTAAAATTCATTTTATTTCTTATATTATCTATTAATCCACTATTTTTTTCAATATCTACTGGATAAGTTTTTATTATTTTAAACCCTGATTCAATAATAGGTATAATAATTGAAACCCAACCATCTATACTATTATTATTGTAGGTTAAAACCATATAAGAATTATTTTTTAATACTCTTCTTCCTTCTAAAAAAACATGCTTTAATTCTTTTATATAATCATCTTTTTTATAATTTCTACTCTTATTAACTACTATTTCTTTATCTTTTTTTAAAGAATCATTTTTAAAATAAATATATTCATTATTTAATAAAATTCTTTGCCAAACATAAAAAAATTCTGAAAGTTCTGAATAATTAATCGATGAAAAATAAGGTGGATCAGTAATAATATAATCTATAGACTCATCTGGAAGTTCTTTCATATTTTTTGAAGAATTACAAATTAAAAAAGTATTTTTATCTTTCAAATCTTCAAAATTTTTAGCAAATATTGCATTTATTTTTTCTTTTTCTAAAAATATTTTTTCATTCTTATTATAATTTTTTTCAAAAATATTATAATTAAATTCTTTTGCTTTTATATAATTTTGAAAAAATTTTTTAAAGGTCCCCGATCCAACTTTTGCTCCCCACATATTATTTTCAACACTAATTACAATAGGAGCAAAGTGATGATCACCAAATAGAGGTTCACTTTTATTATAATCTTTTTGAAAAGAACAAAATGCATTATTAGAATTTAAAAAGTTTGAAAACAAACATAAAAATTGTTCTCTTATTTTTACGTTTCTTATTTCTTTTATATTTTTTAATAATAATGAATGAAAGTATAATTGACTTTCATAAAACATATCTTTCCAATAAAAATAATTATGATTAAATAGTCTTTTTGTTTCATCTCCATAAGGAATTTTTTGATTTGGAATAAAATCAAAATCTATATTAAATTTTTCTGAAAAATGCTTAATATCATCATTATCTGGTATTTTTATTTTTCTTTCTTTATTATCATAATATTCAATGGCAATTATTTCATTTTCTACATCTTTTTGATCTCTTAAATTAAAAATATTTCCACATTCACAAGTTACTTTTCCTCTTTTATAATTTCCTAAAAATGAATTAAATTTTATTCCACAATTTTTACAAGTTACTATTTCATCATTTGACTTTATTAAAGAACCACAATTTTTACATATGGTATAATTAATAAAGTTTTTTCTCTTTATATTAGTTAATCTATATGTTGGAAAAATTTTTATTTCTTTTCCACATTTACTACATTTTGTTTTTTTTGATCTAAATAAATAAATTACGTCACACAATTCTCCATTTTCATTTTTAATTTTATAATAATTACTAATTTCTTTACCTACTTCAAGTTCAATTTTATTAAAAGTTTTTTTTAATTCTTCAATTTCAACGGATTCTAATTCACACTTTGTTATAAACCAAGAAACTGGATTTATATCATATCCTACAATTTTTCCTCCCATTCTCAAAACATTTATTGGAATTGTGCCTCCACCAAAAAATGGATCTAAGACAATTTTATTCTTTAATAACATTTCATTATTTAAATAAAAAGATTTTTCAACATTTTTATTCATTAAAGAAAGCAAGATCCCACGTATTAATGAATCTGTTTTTCTTGAAAACCATTTATGAACAGAATAAATAGGTTTTCTATGAACTACTTCCTTTTTAGAAATATCTGATATAAATTTATACGGAAAATCATTCAATTTATTTTGACTCCTTAACAAAGTTTTTAGAAGCAATAATTAACAATAAGGTTCCTGAAAGTATAAAAATTATATTTATAAACCAAAATACCAATATATTCATGCTTTCTACACCCGCTACATATCTTATTATATCAACAACATATTTTACTGGTAATATATAAGAAAGCCACCTCAAATATCCTGGAATAAATGAAATTGGAAAGTATATACCTGCAAAAAACATCATAATTGTAAATAAAATAGATGATGCTGTATTTGCACTTTCAGTTTCTTTAAATAATACTAAAATTAAAATACCAACCCCCATCATTCCTATTGTTGTTGATAATCCAACTATAATTAATAAAAACCAATTAAATTGAAAGGATAAATTAAACCACATTTTTCCTAATATTATTATAAAAAATATAGATGCAAAATTCAAAATTAATTTATTAAAAGATGCAGAAATTACAAATTGATATGGTTTTACTGGAGCAACCATAAATCTCTTTATTATTCCTAGCTTTTTATATCTTCCAAAAACATTTATCACAGAAAACATTCCACCAGAAAGTATTGAAATAGCTATTATTCCTGTTAACAAATATTCCATTGGATTTGTTTGAGTTTTCCCTAATTTAATTAGTTTTTCATCAACACTTATATAATCTTTTTTTAATTTCAATAAGTATTTTTTTACTCCACTATTTGCTCCATACTTTATCCACTGAATATTTGAATTCATATTTGAAACATAATAATATTTAACTTCATTATTGTTCATATAGATTCCATAATCAACTTTATTATTATTAACTGCTTCTTTTAATTTTTCTTCATTTTCATAAATTAAAATCTTGTTTGGTTTAAAGTAATTTTTTACATCATCGTTTATAGTTCCAGAAATACCATAAGTATAAGTTTTAACTATATTATTTTGAGTAAATAAAAAACCAAAAATCACTAAAAACAAAACTGGAAAAAACAAAGTAAAAAAAACTTCAATTTTGTTTTTAAAGGTTTCAAGAAAAAAAACTTTTATCATTGTTTTAAAAGATTTATTCATATTTCATCACCCTTTTATAATTTATAGAAAATGTAACTATCCCAATAACAAACCATATTGCAGGTATAAGATAATTGATACCTCCAACACTTTTTCCTTCTAATAAGTTTCTCATACCGTCAACTAAATAAGTTGCAGGATTAAAATATACATACCACCTTATAAACCAAGGCGTTGTTTTTACACTAAAATATAAACCACTCAAAAATATTGTCATTTGATAAGCTACATTTGAAACAACTGAAATTGTAGAAATTTTTTTAAAAAATGATGCAAACAATAATCCAAAAGAAAGAGCTGTTATAGCACTATAAATTAAAAAAATTATAAATTGAATAGAATAAATTACATTAGTAACTTTTAATAAATATGCTTCAAAATAAAATAATGAAATTGACAGTATTAAAACTAAAAAATTTGATAAACCAAATGCAAAAAAATAATGATAGGACTTTATGGGTGATGTGTTTAATTTTTTTATAATACCACTTTCAACGTCTGTTATTATACCAATTGGCATATTAAAAATTGAAATAGTCAAGATCGACATCATTAAAATACCTGGAAATAAAAAATCTTTATATTTGAGTGATTTTTTTAGGTTTATTGCTTCTTCTGAAGAATTTACTTTAAACTCTTTTCCTTTATTTGCAATTCTAACATTCATTTCATCTACAATAGATTTAAAAATATTTTTAGAAAAAATAGAATCATTGCCAGGATAATAATAAAATTCAATGGATGGTACTTTAACCAAATTAAAAACCATATTCAAATTTAAACTGTTAAAATTTTTTGGAAATACTATAAAACTATCTATTTTCTTTTCTTTTATTAAATTTATTCCTTCATTTTTAGACTTTAAAGTCGAAAATTTTATCATATTTGATTTAGAAATTTCTTTGAATGTACCTTCAAATATTTGTTCAGCCATGCCAGTTAAATTTTCTTCATAATAAACACCAATTTTTAAATTTGTATTCATGTCTCCATTTTGAACTCCACTAAAAAGAGCATTAAAAAATAAAAAGAAAACTGCTGGAAAAACTATAGACCAAAAAACTATCTCAAATTGTCTAAAATTATCCGTTATCATTGTTTTTGTTAAAGAAAATAATTTCATACATCCATCCCCCTATTCTCTAAGTGTTCTTCCAGTAAGTTGTAAAAAAACATCTTCTAAATTTGGTTTTCTTATGGATATATCTTCTATTTTATGCCCTTTTTCTTTTGAATATTCAAGAATTTTTATTATATCACTTTCTACATCATTTGTCTCTAACTCATAAAATCCATTTATATTTTTTAAATCTAACATATCAATTTTAATATTTTTTTCTGAATAAAATGTAATAACCGACTTCATTTTAGTATTTTCAATCAATTCTTTTACTGTACCTTTTAATATAATTTTTCCGTGGTCAATTATATAAATCATATCTGCAAGTTTTTCAGCTTCTTCCATGTAATGCGTTGTAAGAATTATTGTTTTTCCATTCTTTTTCAATTCAATTATTGCATCCCATAAATTTCTTCTTGCTTGTGGATCAAGACCTGTTGTTGGTTCATCTAAAAATACTATTTCTGGATCATTAACAACAGCTGTTGCAAGTGCAACTCTTTGCAATTGCCCACCAGAAAGATTTTTTATTCTTGATTTCTTTTTTTCTATTAAATTAAATTTTTTCAAAAGTTCATTTACATCAACAGTTTTTTTATACAAACCAGAAAAAGCTTTTAAGGTTTCGTGAACAGTTAAATTAGTAAAAAAATTAGTACTCTGAAGCTGAACTCCAATTTTTTCCTTTATTTTTTCATCAACAACATTAATTTTTTCTCCAAAATAGTAAATTTCTCCAGAAGTTGGAACTCTTAGTCCTTCAAGAGTTTCTACTGTTGTAGTTTTTCCTGCTCCATTTGGTCCCAATATAGCTACAACATACCCCTTTTTTACTTCAATATTTATTCCATCAACAGCTTTTATACCTTTATAATATTTTTTTAAATTTTTAACCTCTATTATATTCATAAAAATCCCCTCCTTATAAAATATTTTAACACAAAAACTAAAAAAATTTATTTATTTTGATATTATGGTATATTTAGTAATAAAATATATAAATTTAACCGAAAAAAGAAAAAACTTTATTTTATATTTTAATTTTTTATATAATTTTATAAAAAATTAAAATTTATACAATAAATTTTATATAAAAATAAAAAAAATTAAAATATCTCTTGACTTTTTTAAAAAAATAATGTACAATATTATTGAATTTAAATTTTATTATAAAAAACTAAAAAAAGGAGGGGTTTTTATGAAAAAATATAAAGAAAAAAGATGTACATCATACTCTGAAGGTTTTGATAGAATCGTAGAATTAAAAGATTACTTTAATTATATTATTAAATTTTAATTAATTTT contains:
- a CDS encoding HAD family hydrolase, which translates into the protein MKSFVFDLDGTLLNSNIEITQNTINSLKKLKEQGTSIIIATGRMYSSMMYIIEKYLPFLKGYSPLIAYNGAYVLDKNKNILYESTIENKIACKCIKFLRNENIHRQAYINDVLIVEEDNNEIKSYSKHASIKYVVVKDLIDEINKRNNVIKLLAIGKENIILELQKKLKKNFEKDLNIIQSFKTYLDLVHKNTSKGAALKKVFEYYNLSFDNTYIFGDSQNDISMLNLTKNSFVLNNASNEVKKHAKYVIPSNDEDGVSFAIEKILSSNSFTYSN
- a CDS encoding diguanylate cyclase domain-containing protein — encoded protein: MEKKIEELEEKIKKLEEEIIGYKNREQEMEFLIEQYNSLVKDEFDSFDEFVMNLVTRKIIDENTRVYSKEFFEKLFSIYYQKAFEMDKECGIITIRLPYFDKVSGEEKKVVEREIGKILRESVRIPLDIIARYSNVSFVILLTDITKDVFDTISERIKKRLTTLTDYSNNFKMKRYYIPVDDVKTEDILNDLR
- the murA gene encoding UDP-N-acetylglucosamine 1-carboxyvinyltransferase, with translation MESLRIDNTGKLIVSGMQQANGILEISGAKNSVLPIMAACILTDEKIILRNVPDISDVNTMIEILESSGKTVNRVKDTLYIEKSEKINSEIPYEPVRKMRASFNVYGPLTVINKISKVALPGGCSLGARPVNFHIDGLMKLGIESKIEHGFVYGKIKPIEKSEVHISLDFPSVGATEHILTTATLIDGVKTIINNCAMEPEIDDLANFLNKMGANIEGIGTSKIIIHGVKKLHGIDYKVIPDRIEAGTFIIMGALIGKNLTIKNINAEHLESLFSKLDEMNIEYNLKGNEVKISSSLNKKLNATIIDTAPYPGFPTDLQSQMMVLCSLIDGRTTIKENIFSNRLSIIDELNRMGANIKAENNNLAIVDGVRFLSGAPVQATDLRSSAALLLAALVAEGETIINNVDHIFRGYEKIEEKLKNVGIKIEYYE
- a CDS encoding ABC transporter permease, producing the protein MNKSFKTMIKVFFLETFKNKIEVFFTLFFPVLFLVIFGFLFTQNNIVKTYTYGISGTINDDVKNYFKPNKILIYENEEKLKEAVNNNKVDYGIYMNNNEVKYYYVSNMNSNIQWIKYGANSGVKKYLLKLKKDYISVDEKLIKLGKTQTNPMEYLLTGIIAISILSGGMFSVINVFGRYKKLGIIKRFMVAPVKPYQFVISASFNKLILNFASIFFIIILGKMWFNLSFQFNWFLLIIVGLSTTIGMMGVGILILVLFKETESANTASSILFTIMMFFAGIYFPISFIPGYLRWLSYILPVKYVVDIIRYVAGVESMNILVFWFINIIFILSGTLLLIIASKNFVKESK
- a CDS encoding ABC transporter permease; the encoded protein is MKLFSLTKTMITDNFRQFEIVFWSIVFPAVFFLFFNALFSGVQNGDMNTNLKIGVYYEENLTGMAEQIFEGTFKEISKSNMIKFSTLKSKNEGINLIKEKKIDSFIVFPKNFNSLNLNMVFNLVKVPSIEFYYYPGNDSIFSKNIFKSIVDEMNVRIANKGKEFKVNSSEEAINLKKSLKYKDFLFPGILMMSILTISIFNMPIGIITDVESGIIKKLNTSPIKSYHYFFAFGLSNFLVLILSISLFYFEAYLLKVTNVIYSIQFIIFLIYSAITALSFGLLFASFFKKISTISVVSNVAYQMTIFLSGLYFSVKTTPWFIRWYVYFNPATYLVDGMRNLLEGKSVGGINYLIPAIWFVIGIVTFSINYKRVMKYE
- a CDS encoding ABC transporter ATP-binding protein, whose protein sequence is MNIIEVKNLKKYYKGIKAVDGINIEVKKGYVVAILGPNGAGKTTTVETLEGLRVPTSGEIYYFGEKINVVDEKIKEKIGVQLQSTNFFTNLTVHETLKAFSGLYKKTVDVNELLKKFNLIEKKKSRIKNLSGGQLQRVALATAVVNDPEIVFLDEPTTGLDPQARRNLWDAIIELKKNGKTIILTTHYMEEAEKLADMIYIIDHGKIILKGTVKELIENTKMKSVITFYSEKNIKIDMLDLKNINGFYELETNDVESDIIKILEYSKEKGHKIEDISIRKPNLEDVFLQLTGRTLRE